In the genome of Vicia villosa cultivar HV-30 ecotype Madison, WI linkage group LG7, Vvil1.0, whole genome shotgun sequence, one region contains:
- the LOC131617341 gene encoding uncharacterized protein LOC131617341 isoform X1 — MTNKGTPSKTVECCMCGDLGFSDQLFHCKICQFRSQHRYCSNLYPRTEFSGTCNWCLSQEDSPNSSNSSSSYKNNGSTEDEGKNKKIIKNCIMKKGLIKGNGGVGGGGGGGGCGGGGGGVIHLQLPKPSKKPKSPSTEAKSPLSSTSPSVIVSTRKRIITNGALEEKLRRTRSEGVIKSGNTNSVGATKHVFRNKVRRYKLLEEVSS; from the exons ATGACAAACAAAGGAACACCCTCAAAGACCGTCGAGTGTTGCATGTGTGGTGATCTTGGTTTCTCTGATCAGCTTTTTCATTGCAAAATTTGCCAATTCAGATCTCAACAcag GTACTGTAGTAATTTGTATCCAAGAACAGAATTTTCTGGAACATGTAACTGGTGTTTGAGCCAAGAAGATTCACCAAACTCATCAAATTCTTCATCATCTTATAAGAATAATGGAAGCACAGAAGATGAAGGAAAGAacaagaaaattataaaaaattgtattATGAAAAAAGGACTAATTAAAGGAAATGGTGGTGTTGGTGGtggcggtggtggtggtggttgtggtggtggtggtggtggtgttaTTCATCTTCAACTTCCAAAGCCTAGTAAGAAACCAAAATCACCATCAACAGAAGCAAAATCACCATTGTCATCAACATCTCCATCGGTTATAGTTTCGACTCGGAAGAGAATCATTACAAATGGTGCTTTGGAAGAGAAATTGAGGAGAACAAGATCAGAAGGTGTTATAAAAAGTGGTAATACAAATAGTGTGGGTGCTACCAAACATGTTTTCAGGAATAAGGTGAGAAGGTATAAGCTTTTGGAGGAAGTTTCAAGTTAG
- the LOC131617341 gene encoding uncharacterized protein LOC131617341 isoform X2: MTNKGTPSKTVECCMCGDLGFSDQLFHCKICQFRSQHSNLYPRTEFSGTCNWCLSQEDSPNSSNSSSSYKNNGSTEDEGKNKKIIKNCIMKKGLIKGNGGVGGGGGGGGCGGGGGGVIHLQLPKPSKKPKSPSTEAKSPLSSTSPSVIVSTRKRIITNGALEEKLRRTRSEGVIKSGNTNSVGATKHVFRNKVRRYKLLEEVSS, translated from the exons ATGACAAACAAAGGAACACCCTCAAAGACCGTCGAGTGTTGCATGTGTGGTGATCTTGGTTTCTCTGATCAGCTTTTTCATTGCAAAATTTGCCAATTCAGATCTCAACAcag TAATTTGTATCCAAGAACAGAATTTTCTGGAACATGTAACTGGTGTTTGAGCCAAGAAGATTCACCAAACTCATCAAATTCTTCATCATCTTATAAGAATAATGGAAGCACAGAAGATGAAGGAAAGAacaagaaaattataaaaaattgtattATGAAAAAAGGACTAATTAAAGGAAATGGTGGTGTTGGTGGtggcggtggtggtggtggttgtggtggtggtggtggtggtgttaTTCATCTTCAACTTCCAAAGCCTAGTAAGAAACCAAAATCACCATCAACAGAAGCAAAATCACCATTGTCATCAACATCTCCATCGGTTATAGTTTCGACTCGGAAGAGAATCATTACAAATGGTGCTTTGGAAGAGAAATTGAGGAGAACAAGATCAGAAGGTGTTATAAAAAGTGGTAATACAAATAGTGTGGGTGCTACCAAACATGTTTTCAGGAATAAGGTGAGAAGGTATAAGCTTTTGGAGGAAGTTTCAAGTTAG